The Bacillus sp. Marseille-Q1617 genome has a segment encoding these proteins:
- the thrS gene encoding threonine--tRNA ligase → MSVQFEAEKRNHRKLGAQLELFMSMEEAPGMPFFLPKGMVIRNELERFWKEEHRKAGYEEIKTPVMMKQELWEQSGHWLHYHENMYFSNLDDQSYAIKPMNCPGAVLIYKSKRRSYRELPIRYGELGLVHRHEFSGSLSGLLRVRSFTQDDAHLFVLENQVQSELNNVLDLIDVFYSKFGFQYKIELSTRPDEYMGSIEMWNKAEEDLEKVLQDRKADYQINEGDGAFYGPKIDFHLVDSIGRSWQCGTVQLDFQMPEKFNCEYIGEDNKVRRPIMIHRAIYGSIERFMAILIEHYEGNFPLWLAPVQIKVLPISQEQVEYALKVKRLLEDKGIRVEIDDRNEKIGYKIRQAQMEKVPHVMVVGNKEIEGGNVSLRNREGKSEVINVEKAIQSFMKELG, encoded by the coding sequence ATGTCAGTTCAATTTGAGGCAGAAAAAAGGAATCACCGAAAGCTGGGGGCACAGCTAGAATTATTTATGTCCATGGAGGAAGCGCCGGGTATGCCGTTCTTTTTGCCAAAGGGGATGGTTATCAGAAATGAGCTTGAGAGGTTCTGGAAGGAGGAGCATCGAAAAGCAGGTTATGAAGAAATAAAGACACCAGTCATGATGAAACAGGAACTTTGGGAACAGTCAGGCCATTGGTTGCATTATCATGAAAATATGTATTTCTCGAATCTTGATGATCAGTCTTATGCCATCAAGCCGATGAATTGTCCAGGAGCAGTATTGATTTATAAGAGCAAGAGGAGAAGCTATCGCGAGCTGCCGATTCGTTACGGGGAGCTTGGTTTAGTTCATAGGCATGAGTTTTCAGGTTCATTAAGCGGGTTACTGAGGGTCAGGTCTTTCACTCAAGATGACGCCCATTTATTCGTTCTTGAGAATCAGGTCCAATCGGAGCTGAATAACGTCCTCGATTTGATTGATGTATTTTATTCAAAATTTGGCTTTCAATATAAAATTGAACTTTCCACTCGTCCTGATGAATACATGGGATCGATTGAGATGTGGAATAAGGCAGAAGAAGATTTGGAAAAGGTTCTGCAAGACAGGAAGGCTGATTATCAAATCAATGAAGGTGACGGGGCGTTTTATGGACCGAAGATCGATTTTCATCTTGTGGACTCCATTGGACGGAGCTGGCAATGCGGTACTGTGCAACTTGATTTCCAGATGCCCGAAAAATTCAATTGTGAATATATCGGGGAAGATAATAAAGTACGCAGGCCAATCATGATTCATCGTGCCATTTATGGATCCATTGAACGCTTCATGGCCATACTCATTGAACATTATGAAGGGAATTTTCCTTTGTGGCTTGCCCCGGTGCAGATAAAGGTGCTGCCGATATCACAGGAACAAGTGGAATACGCCCTCAAGGTGAAGCGACTCTTGGAGGATAAGGGAATCAGGGTGGAAATCGATGATCGAAATGAAAAAATCGGTTATAAAATCAGGCAGGCTCAAATGGAAAAAGTCCCTCATGTAATGGTTGTGGGAAATAAAGAAATTGAAGGAGGGAATGTGTCATTGAGGAATCGTGAAGGGAAATCCGAGGTGATTAATGTGGAAAAAGCGATTCAATCTTTTATGAAAGAATTGGGGTGA
- a CDS encoding ATP-binding protein translates to MKQAIMNVIKNGIEAIEGQGEVCLETKEIPSSNRIVVTISDDGKGMTNDELKKIGLPFYTTKSKGTGLGSMVTNKIIREMDGTIEYESELDKGTKVKISFPLVQQPSNKK, encoded by the coding sequence TTGAAACAGGCGATCATGAATGTAATAAAAAATGGAATTGAAGCAATTGAAGGGCAAGGAGAAGTATGTTTAGAAACGAAAGAAATTCCTTCTTCTAATCGAATTGTGGTGACGATTTCCGATGATGGGAAAGGTATGACCAATGATGAATTAAAAAAAATCGGCCTCCCCTTCTATACAACCAAATCAAAGGGAACCGGACTGGGCAGCATGGTCACAAACAAGATCATCCGTGAAATGGACGGGACGATTGAATACGAAAGTGAGCTGGACAAAGGAACAAAAGTCAAAATTTCTTTTCCTTTGGTACAACAACCATCGAATAAAAAATAA
- a CDS encoding M14 family metallopeptidase, with amino-acid sequence MKNKWIKGTVSGVLMASGIALTVPTSPVSADGPGYNGSETIKNERLHSYDEMSKLLERLDAKSEALSLEVYGQSVKGRDLYLAKFGTNENNPTILYLTQQHGNEVLTTEGALKFIQHLTSNSKEVKEMLDNVNILVAPRLNVDGAEGDVNFSLEDYVSGTHTRYNANEVDLNRDHVDRLQPETQALHENVLQKYTPDYMIDLHHQGAETTLGETDELVSGSILYPTNEEVDPQIVEKSKQLGAVLYNTVESRGFGTLSKYIGGSAQTISRNGLAAEYGIATLLFEMRGMADHYREDYVLGQKSNGYLIKQAVIGMEATAKAIADGSIKEADTSFWDTLPESSYNHSEHE; translated from the coding sequence ATGAAAAACAAATGGATCAAGGGCACAGTATCCGGGGTATTAATGGCATCGGGTATCGCACTGACCGTTCCAACCTCACCCGTTTCTGCAGATGGACCAGGTTACAATGGGAGTGAAACGATCAAGAATGAACGTTTGCACAGTTATGATGAAATGTCTAAGCTGCTTGAACGACTTGATGCTAAGTCAGAAGCTCTTTCACTTGAGGTATACGGACAATCTGTAAAAGGACGCGATTTATATCTTGCAAAATTCGGAACAAACGAAAACAATCCGACGATTTTATATTTGACGCAGCAGCATGGGAACGAGGTTCTCACGACGGAAGGTGCTCTTAAATTCATTCAACATCTCACTTCAAATTCAAAGGAAGTAAAAGAAATGTTAGATAATGTGAATATCTTGGTGGCACCACGTTTAAATGTCGACGGAGCGGAAGGTGACGTGAACTTTTCTTTAGAAGATTATGTGTCAGGCACGCATACCCGCTATAATGCAAACGAAGTGGACCTAAACCGGGATCACGTGGATCGTCTGCAGCCGGAAACTCAGGCACTCCACGAAAATGTACTGCAGAAATACACTCCAGATTACATGATCGACCTTCATCACCAAGGTGCGGAGACAACGCTGGGAGAAACGGATGAGCTAGTGTCAGGTTCGATTTTATACCCGACGAACGAAGAGGTAGATCCTCAGATCGTCGAAAAGTCCAAGCAGCTTGGGGCTGTTTTATATAATACTGTGGAAAGCAGAGGTTTTGGGACTTTATCAAAATATATCGGAGGTTCTGCGCAGACCATTTCCAGAAATGGGCTGGCAGCCGAGTATGGGATTGCAACGCTTCTTTTTGAAATGAGAGGTATGGCGGATCACTATAGGGAAGATTATGTACTCGGTCAAAAGAGTAACGGGTACTTGATCAAGCAGGCGGTTATCGGAATGGAAGCGACTGCGAAAGCCATTGCTGATGGCTCGATTAAGGAAGCGGATACTTCTTTCTGGGATACTTTACCTGAGAGTTCCTATAATCACAGTGAGCATGAATAA
- a CDS encoding NIPSNAP family protein → MVYRIRTYRIKPERFELFTEFFHHYLLPNQLKFGSKLVGRWVNSDKTSIMAIWEYEDHEHYKKIEGKIKQTKLHKQAQKRKDELGQLFLSTNQEFWEKTGDHTYTGGLK, encoded by the coding sequence ATGGTATACAGAATTAGAACATATCGTATTAAACCAGAAAGATTTGAACTTTTCACCGAGTTTTTTCATCACTATTTACTGCCTAACCAGCTAAAGTTTGGATCAAAACTGGTGGGAAGATGGGTGAATTCTGATAAAACATCAATCATGGCCATTTGGGAATATGAGGATCATGAGCACTACAAGAAAATTGAGGGAAAAATCAAACAGACAAAACTTCATAAACAAGCCCAAAAACGAAAAGATGAGCTGGGTCAGCTTTTTCTTTCGACAAATCAAGAATTCTGGGAGAAGACAGGCGATCACACCTATACAGGGGGATTAAAATGA
- the pssA gene encoding CDP-diacylglycerol--serine O-phosphatidyltransferase: protein MRLTKKIPNTLTLGNLYCGFLSIGFAANGQFKNAAVLIIIGMMLDSMDGRLARMLDADSTLGKELDSLADIVTFGVAPSFLVYYTSFHQFGLLGFFVAGLLPLFGAYRLARFNTSPPKSSLHYFIGVPITAAGGILAILTLFGDRIPNIVTSVIFTAMCFLMVSRIRIPSFKEIPLPKYGTIVTIFIGALLYVIYKGTYEQFPYLIYIAAPLYFAYVAYRFIKRGKHE, encoded by the coding sequence ATGAGATTGACAAAAAAAATACCTAATACGCTGACATTGGGCAACTTATACTGCGGTTTTTTATCGATTGGTTTTGCAGCTAATGGTCAGTTCAAGAATGCTGCAGTACTGATTATTATTGGAATGATGCTTGACAGTATGGATGGGCGGCTGGCGAGGATGCTTGACGCTGACAGTACGTTGGGAAAAGAACTTGATTCGCTGGCAGATATCGTTACATTCGGTGTGGCTCCTTCATTCCTGGTTTACTATACTTCCTTTCATCAATTTGGATTATTGGGCTTCTTTGTTGCAGGGCTGCTGCCATTGTTCGGTGCATACCGCTTAGCACGCTTCAATACAAGTCCGCCTAAATCATCACTTCATTACTTTATAGGCGTCCCGATCACAGCAGCAGGAGGAATACTTGCCATCTTGACTTTATTCGGAGACCGTATTCCGAACATCGTAACTTCGGTCATTTTCACCGCTATGTGTTTTTTAATGGTAAGCAGAATCCGTATCCCAAGTTTCAAAGAAATCCCGCTTCCAAAATACGGTACGATCGTGACGATCTTTATTGGAGCACTCTTGTACGTTATATACAAAGGAACGTATGAGCAATTTCCTTACTTAATATACATCGCTGCCCCGCTTTACTTTGCCTACGTGGCCTATCGTTTTATTAAAAGAGGGAAACATGAATGA
- a CDS encoding YdcF family protein, with the protein MNPIIPKETDMPQLNKKQLEQVTELTFHQGVRPKKCDAIFVFSGTHPGHWEKAIEAYKLNLAPLIIVTGGRSMTGISHPEWDGRKFQSFTEASVIISFLLQAGIPEDKIIYEDQSTNSLENVLYVKEVIDFTRINSMLVICKSHAAGRQIRTLMKHFPSGLSYIPYPFNATYQNKEITRQNWLNTEIGRKRVWGEYRRIIHYGQLGHLVPPEEEMNL; encoded by the coding sequence ATGAATCCGATCATTCCGAAAGAGACTGACATGCCGCAGTTGAATAAAAAACAATTGGAACAAGTTACTGAACTTACATTTCACCAGGGTGTTCGCCCAAAAAAGTGTGATGCAATCTTTGTCTTCAGCGGCACCCACCCGGGTCACTGGGAAAAAGCAATCGAGGCTTACAAGCTAAACCTGGCTCCTCTAATCATAGTGACAGGAGGGAGAAGCATGACCGGCATATCCCATCCGGAATGGGATGGAAGGAAATTCCAATCTTTTACAGAAGCATCTGTGATTATTTCCTTCCTGCTTCAAGCTGGGATTCCCGAAGACAAAATCATATATGAAGATCAATCGACGAATTCTCTGGAAAATGTACTCTATGTAAAGGAAGTCATTGATTTCACCAGGATAAATTCCATGTTGGTCATCTGTAAAAGCCATGCAGCAGGAAGGCAGATCCGGACACTCATGAAACATTTCCCTAGTGGTTTAAGCTATATTCCATATCCATTCAATGCTACATACCAAAACAAGGAAATCACCCGCCAAAACTGGTTAAATACAGAAATCGGGCGAAAAAGAGTCTGGGGAGAGTATAGGAGAATCATCCATTATGGCCAATTAGGTCATCTTGTCCCACCTGAGGAAGAAATGAACCTATAA
- a CDS encoding YitT family protein has translation MHRKIPRKEMAKRVILITLGAIIMGVGLEIFLVPNNVIDGGIVGISIILSHLTGLKLGLYIFILNIPFFFIGYKQIGKTFAFSTLYGIIILSVTTIFLHPVPAFTQDILLASLFGGIVLGIGVGMVIRYGGSLDGTEILAILSSKKLPFSVGEIIMIVNLFILSSAGFVFSWDRAMYSLLAYYVAFKMIDITIKGLDESKSVWIISDNYEKIGDALLHRLGRGVTYLKGEGAFSGDDKKVIFCVITRLEDAKLKDIVSEHDPAAFLAIADIAEVRGGRFKKVDIH, from the coding sequence ATGCACAGAAAGATTCCCCGTAAAGAAATGGCGAAAAGGGTGATCTTGATAACGCTGGGCGCCATCATAATGGGCGTGGGGCTTGAAATCTTTCTTGTCCCTAACAATGTAATTGACGGAGGTATTGTAGGTATTTCAATCATTCTCTCCCATTTGACTGGTCTGAAACTCGGACTATATATATTTATTCTAAACATTCCATTCTTTTTCATAGGTTATAAGCAGATAGGGAAGACGTTTGCATTTTCTACGCTGTACGGTATCATCATCCTCTCGGTTACCACCATCTTTCTACATCCGGTCCCTGCATTTACCCAGGATATTCTGCTCGCGTCCTTGTTTGGAGGAATCGTCCTGGGGATAGGGGTCGGGATGGTTATCCGTTATGGGGGATCACTAGATGGTACAGAAATACTAGCCATTCTTTCGAGTAAGAAACTCCCTTTTTCAGTAGGCGAAATCATCATGATCGTAAACCTGTTCATTTTATCAAGCGCCGGTTTTGTATTTAGCTGGGACCGGGCCATGTACTCATTGCTTGCATACTATGTTGCTTTTAAAATGATCGATATCACCATCAAAGGTCTTGATGAGTCTAAATCTGTCTGGATCATAAGTGATAATTATGAAAAGATCGGTGATGCACTCTTACATCGATTAGGCAGGGGTGTTACATATCTTAAAGGGGAAGGAGCTTTTTCAGGAGATGATAAAAAAGTCATCTTTTGTGTGATCACGAGGCTGGAAGATGCTAAACTGAAAGATATCGTATCTGAACACGATCCCGCGGCCTTCCTTGCGATTGCAGATATAGCTGAAGTTAGAGGGGGCAGGTTTAAAAAGGTTGATATACATTAA
- a CDS encoding multidrug resistance efflux transporter family protein yields the protein MREMMLGILASMFFAVTFILNRSMELSGGSWLWSSSLRFLFMVPFLVFIVLLRKNMKQVLLEIVRNPLPWLGWSFVGFVLFYAPITYAAVYGPGWLTAGTWQLTIVAGTLLGPLFTQKVITSSGTEQVRQKIPLRSLFISLFILCGVVLIQIPNAQGLSLKMVMSGILPVVLAAFAYPLGNRKMMEVCNGRLDTFQRVFGMTIATVPVWLLIASAGYLHVGLPSATQVLQSLIVAICSGIVATILFFIATDMVRNHQGKLASVEATQSTQVLFVMVGEVIFFSAPLPDEIALSGLVVIVIGMVLHSMNQAGMGKKPQIPIAPIVKQKHRQGVPSDK from the coding sequence ATGAGAGAGATGATGCTGGGTATTTTAGCATCTATGTTTTTCGCTGTGACGTTCATTTTAAACAGATCGATGGAACTTTCAGGCGGAAGCTGGCTATGGAGCTCATCGTTAAGGTTTTTATTCATGGTCCCATTTCTTGTTTTCATCGTACTATTGAGGAAAAACATGAAGCAGGTGCTTTTGGAGATCGTAAGGAATCCTCTCCCCTGGCTTGGATGGAGCTTTGTTGGTTTCGTATTGTTTTATGCGCCGATCACCTATGCGGCCGTGTATGGTCCAGGCTGGCTTACAGCCGGTACCTGGCAGCTTACCATCGTGGCCGGGACGCTTCTCGGGCCATTATTCACCCAAAAAGTCATCACATCTTCCGGAACTGAACAAGTACGTCAAAAAATACCCTTGCGCTCACTTTTTATTTCATTATTCATTTTGTGCGGGGTTGTTCTTATCCAGATCCCAAACGCACAGGGGCTTTCCCTGAAAATGGTGATGAGCGGAATCCTGCCAGTTGTTTTGGCAGCATTCGCCTATCCCCTCGGCAATAGAAAGATGATGGAAGTCTGCAATGGAAGGCTGGATACTTTTCAACGCGTATTCGGTATGACAATAGCCACAGTCCCTGTCTGGCTACTGATTGCCTCTGCTGGTTATTTACATGTCGGTCTCCCTTCAGCCACCCAGGTCCTTCAGTCCCTAATCGTGGCAATCTGCTCCGGAATTGTGGCAACCATTCTCTTTTTCATTGCAACCGACATGGTTAGAAATCATCAGGGTAAGCTTGCTTCCGTCGAAGCGACTCAATCCACACAAGTATTATTTGTCATGGTGGGTGAAGTAATCTTTTTCTCTGCTCCTCTTCCAGATGAAATCGCCTTATCGGGGCTCGTTGTCATTGTCATCGGAATGGTTCTTCACAGCATGAATCAGGCAGGTATGGGTAAAAAACCGCAGATTCCTATTGCTCCCATAGTCAAACAAAAACATCGGCAAGGGGTACCTTCCGATAAGTAA
- a CDS encoding triacylglycerol lipase, which translates to MLKKVWLLAAALVLMFPSWGMAGDFGKDDPSGVPGQWYVGTVPSYVAPSKHPVLFVHGLNSSSNTWWNDNNMYDTAYQNGYETAFIDLYPTKTMWDNGALLSGRIRDMYNYFGEKVVIVAHSKGGIDTQSALVHYGAYPYVERVITLSSPHKGSELADLAYSSWAGWLAGILGSKSDATYSLQTGYMSYFREQTDSHGNVGRVPFYTFAGTKWGSFGSSLYWGGLYLSSYGSNDGAVTVNSSRLPYAAHLGTSSWNHSTIKEGSSTFNLFKSYLNESAPSSFGAGIQSIDSEVQTASTYIRGGAYKGNKQETFYVEEGTEEVTIDWISNHKNTSLSLEDPDGKDTYTLKTTADENGFFNDAFHHSVSIAIPKSGKWKLHANTSEEEHYLMNITYDSEMNDSVNVHISSDTIKVKEKSSKVKLKTDITIDYYKNGKLKKGKIKFKDSTFKLPKLGEGVYNLTIDVEGEKGSDKFKRTMVKSIYVDDEGKMYFQ; encoded by the coding sequence ATGTTAAAAAAAGTTTGGCTGCTGGCTGCTGCTTTAGTCTTGATGTTTCCATCCTGGGGTATGGCGGGAGATTTCGGAAAAGACGATCCGTCCGGTGTTCCGGGACAATGGTATGTAGGTACGGTTCCATCCTATGTGGCACCGTCCAAACACCCGGTTTTATTTGTACATGGATTGAATTCTTCGTCCAATACATGGTGGAACGACAACAATATGTATGACACTGCATACCAAAATGGTTATGAAACAGCATTTATCGATCTCTACCCGACTAAAACAATGTGGGATAATGGAGCATTATTGTCAGGAAGAATCCGTGATATGTACAATTATTTCGGTGAAAAAGTCGTCATTGTAGCTCACAGTAAAGGCGGCATAGACACACAATCAGCTCTTGTGCATTATGGAGCGTACCCTTATGTAGAACGGGTGATTACACTTTCTTCACCTCACAAGGGGTCAGAGCTCGCCGACCTTGCATATAGCAGCTGGGCCGGATGGCTTGCGGGCATACTAGGCAGCAAAAGTGATGCAACTTACTCTCTGCAGACGGGCTATATGAGTTATTTTCGTGAACAAACTGATTCCCACGGCAACGTCGGAAGAGTCCCTTTCTATACCTTTGCCGGTACGAAGTGGGGAAGCTTCGGAAGTTCACTTTATTGGGGCGGTTTATATCTTAGCTCATATGGAAGTAATGATGGAGCTGTAACGGTGAACAGTTCGCGCCTGCCCTATGCTGCACATCTCGGTACAAGTTCCTGGAACCACTCTACGATCAAAGAAGGGTCCTCTACATTCAACCTGTTTAAAAGTTATTTGAATGAAAGCGCTCCATCGAGTTTTGGTGCCGGTATTCAAAGTATCGATTCTGAAGTCCAAACTGCTTCGACATATATTCGCGGCGGAGCATATAAAGGAAATAAACAGGAAACGTTTTATGTTGAGGAAGGAACTGAAGAAGTTACAATTGACTGGATCAGCAATCATAAAAACACGTCCCTGAGCCTGGAAGATCCTGATGGAAAAGATACCTATACTCTTAAAACAACAGCAGATGAAAATGGATTTTTCAATGATGCGTTTCATCACAGTGTTTCCATCGCTATCCCCAAATCAGGAAAATGGAAACTGCATGCTAATACTTCTGAAGAAGAACACTACCTGATGAATATCACTTACGATAGTGAAATGAACGACTCAGTGAATGTGCATATAAGCTCAGACACTATAAAAGTGAAGGAGAAAAGCAGCAAAGTTAAATTGAAAACGGATATTACCATTGACTATTACAAGAACGGAAAACTTAAAAAAGGAAAAATAAAATTCAAAGATTCTACATTCAAACTGCCTAAGCTCGGTGAAGGTGTCTACAATTTAACCATAGATGTGGAGGGGGAGAAGGGCAGCGATAAATTTAAAAGGACGATGGTAAAGTCCATATATGTGGATGATGAAGGAAAAATGTATTTTCAATAA
- a CDS encoding histidine kinase dimerization/phospho-acceptor domain-containing protein, producing MITLIKTLLINITILFSLTYNANIFFPFKVKQILLLKHKITYGLIGAFGAFLCMLYPIEKLGNTHFDLRMIAILIVTLYAGWISGSLVLLLVLIYRSIIGGPFVTIGLIVSILAFLVAIAFRKLFLTSASKFIWSTIIFTIYSSIYFVSIYFNVPILYPSFYFIYFSIFYFTFVSMVLIIEHLIKTNKQIAEMMYLDKLNMAGQMAASIAHEIRNPLATVRGFIQHLAEDTNDKQFKKYSPLILDELDRTNKIITDYLNVARPGSFHLKA from the coding sequence TTGATAACACTTATCAAGACATTATTGATTAATATCACGATTCTTTTTTCGCTAACGTACAATGCGAATATTTTTTTCCCCTTTAAAGTTAAACAGATTCTGTTATTAAAGCATAAAATCACGTACGGTCTGATTGGGGCTTTCGGCGCTTTTTTATGTATGCTATATCCTATTGAAAAGCTTGGGAACACACATTTCGACTTAAGAATGATTGCCATTCTGATTGTCACTCTTTACGCAGGCTGGATTTCCGGTTCACTTGTACTTCTGCTTGTTTTGATTTACAGATCCATAATCGGAGGTCCTTTTGTGACGATTGGCTTAATTGTTTCCATTCTTGCATTCCTGGTCGCTATTGCATTCCGCAAACTTTTTCTAACTTCGGCCTCAAAATTTATATGGAGCACGATTATTTTCACGATTTATTCGTCTATTTATTTTGTAAGCATTTATTTTAATGTTCCGATTTTATATCCCTCGTTTTATTTTATATATTTCAGTATTTTCTATTTTACATTTGTTTCTATGGTGCTCATTATTGAGCATCTGATCAAGACAAATAAACAGATAGCAGAAATGATGTACCTTGATAAATTAAATATGGCAGGTCAGATGGCTGCCTCCATCGCTCACGAAATCCGCAATCCCCTTGCTACAGTCAGGGGGTTCATTCAGCATCTTGCCGAGGATACAAACGATAAGCAATTCAAAAAATATTCTCCTCTTATTCTGGATGAATTGGATCGTACGAATAAAATCATTACTGACTACTTAAACGTGGCTAGACCAGGTAGTTTTCACCTAAAAGCTTAA
- a CDS encoding LTA synthase family protein gives MEKLKKLHIRVKKFKLIAIILLLLWVKTIIVMFAGFNISAHSFLELCLLLINSIGSLMIALGFSFYFSKKVHAFTLFLAMVTITGILYADLLYYRFYSDFVTLPILFQFKNVGGIGPSTFELMSPWDLLLFTDIFAAGWYLNKGRQLPSLSSKDKLNYLSASFAVVLLTVVLGLIKSPYLFQEAYDREQMVTAIGPFNYHVYDTGYALGVNLNPLVASQTDTNSPLNYTKSKKNDQSDLFGAAEGKNVILISMESTQNFVINRKIGGEEITPFLNSLVKESYYFNQIYDQTAQGKTSDSEFMIDTGLYPLASGSVFVRNPENEFKSMPHILKDHAGYHSAVFHGNDATFWNRHIMYESLGYDRFYSKKDFDVTEENSVNYGIKDIPFFKQSIPYIQDLPRPFYTRFLTLTNHFPFLLEEEDQFILQASTEVDVVNRYVTTVRYEDEAIKQFFDQLKEKGIYQNSIFVLYGDHYGISEKYEPGVLELLNMEDTPLNHVKLQQVPLIIHVPGIEGETVSTIGGEIDIRPTILHLLGIESKENLSFGHSLFTRVKNHPVIFRDGGFVTEKYVYKDNVCYSRKNGEPVLDNQCKPFKEIARKELGMSDDIIYGDLLRFLE, from the coding sequence ATGGAAAAACTAAAAAAATTACATATTAGAGTGAAAAAATTCAAACTGATAGCAATCATACTGCTTCTGCTATGGGTCAAGACGATAATCGTCATGTTTGCAGGCTTTAATATCTCTGCGCATTCTTTTCTTGAATTATGTCTTCTTCTTATAAATTCAATTGGCTCATTGATGATTGCATTAGGGTTCAGCTTTTATTTCAGTAAAAAAGTTCATGCGTTTACGTTATTCCTGGCGATGGTCACTATCACAGGGATTCTGTATGCCGATTTACTATATTATCGGTTTTATTCGGATTTTGTAACTCTCCCTATTTTGTTTCAATTTAAGAATGTCGGAGGGATCGGTCCCAGTACATTTGAGTTGATGAGTCCCTGGGATTTACTGCTTTTCACAGATATTTTCGCTGCGGGATGGTATCTGAACAAGGGAAGGCAATTGCCTTCGTTGAGTTCAAAAGATAAACTGAATTATTTATCGGCAAGCTTTGCAGTTGTCCTATTGACAGTAGTTCTTGGTCTAATCAAAAGCCCCTATTTATTTCAGGAAGCCTATGATCGGGAACAGATGGTTACGGCCATCGGTCCTTTTAATTATCATGTGTACGACACAGGTTATGCACTGGGGGTCAATCTCAATCCATTAGTCGCATCTCAAACCGACACAAATTCCCCGCTGAACTATACAAAATCAAAGAAAAATGACCAGTCTGATTTGTTTGGTGCAGCTGAAGGGAAAAATGTCATCTTGATCAGTATGGAGTCGACTCAGAACTTTGTCATAAACAGAAAAATCGGGGGAGAGGAAATTACACCGTTTTTGAATTCCCTCGTGAAAGAAAGCTATTACTTTAACCAAATTTATGACCAGACCGCACAAGGAAAAACCTCGGATTCGGAGTTTATGATCGATACAGGCCTTTATCCGCTGGCGAGCGGCTCTGTGTTTGTCAGAAACCCTGAAAACGAATTTAAGAGTATGCCTCATATCCTGAAGGATCATGCCGGCTACCACTCAGCCGTATTTCATGGAAATGATGCAACTTTTTGGAACAGGCATATCATGTATGAATCTCTTGGATACGATCGATTTTACTCTAAAAAAGATTTTGATGTGACAGAAGAAAATTCGGTTAATTATGGGATTAAAGATATTCCGTTTTTCAAACAGTCAATTCCTTATATTCAAGATCTGCCTAGGCCTTTCTATACTCGTTTCTTAACATTAACTAATCATTTTCCTTTCTTATTGGAAGAAGAAGATCAATTTATACTACAGGCATCGACTGAAGTGGATGTGGTCAATCGGTATGTGACAACAGTAAGATACGAAGATGAGGCGATCAAACAATTTTTCGATCAACTAAAAGAAAAGGGAATCTATCAAAATTCGATTTTTGTACTGTATGGGGATCATTATGGAATTTCTGAAAAATATGAGCCTGGGGTATTGGAACTGCTGAATATGGAAGACACCCCGTTGAATCATGTGAAACTTCAGCAAGTTCCTCTTATCATTCATGTCCCGGGAATAGAAGGAGAGACCGTATCTACAATCGGCGGAGAAATTGATATCCGTCCCACCATTCTTCACTTACTTGGAATAGAATCGAAAGAAAATCTTTCTTTTGGACACAGTTTGTTTACACGAGTCAAAAATCATCCGGTCATTTTTAGGGATGGAGGATTTGTAACCGAGAAATATGTTTATAAAGATAATGTCTGTTACAGCCGTAAGAATGGGGAGCCTGTACTTGATAATCAGTGCAAACCGTTTAAAGAAATCGCCAGAAAAGAATTAGGGATGTCAGATGATATCATTTATGGAGATTTATTAAGATTTTTGGAATAA